A genomic region of Streptosporangium lutulentum contains the following coding sequences:
- a CDS encoding sulfotransferase domain-containing protein, with protein sequence MSITTRIKDRSPRWVKDIVNATTRAYGVRTAGARHLPDFLVIGTKRGGTTSLWNYLIQHPMIMPMFPESRGLKSPYFFDINYGKGIDWYRSHFATEQQLDAMARQLGTRPLTGEACPYYMYCPPVAERVRSLIPGVKLVVTLRDPVKRAYSHYWERVGDGVEPLTFEEALAAEPERLAGERERMAADPSYYSRAHDYYTYRDRGIYLPQIKRWMEIFPSENILIMPAEDLYKSPQLAFDRVVEFLGLPPSQLLVAERHNYLPAPQMNPLTREELTEFYRPHNRDLFDSMGVDFGWEC encoded by the coding sequence GTGAGCATCACCACCCGGATCAAGGACCGTTCTCCTCGCTGGGTCAAGGACATCGTCAACGCCACCACCCGGGCGTACGGCGTGCGTACGGCGGGGGCGCGGCACCTGCCCGACTTCCTGGTGATCGGCACGAAGCGCGGCGGGACGACCTCGCTCTGGAACTACCTGATCCAGCATCCGATGATCATGCCGATGTTCCCGGAGTCGCGGGGTCTGAAGAGCCCGTACTTCTTCGACATCAACTACGGCAAGGGCATCGACTGGTACCGATCCCATTTCGCCACCGAACAGCAGCTCGACGCCATGGCGCGGCAGCTCGGCACCCGGCCGCTCACCGGGGAGGCCTGCCCCTACTACATGTACTGCCCGCCGGTGGCCGAGCGGGTCCGGTCTCTGATCCCCGGTGTCAAGCTCGTCGTGACGCTGCGCGACCCGGTCAAGCGGGCCTACTCCCACTACTGGGAACGGGTGGGTGACGGGGTGGAACCCCTCACCTTCGAGGAGGCTCTCGCGGCCGAGCCCGAACGGCTCGCGGGCGAACGTGAGCGCATGGCCGCCGACCCCTCCTACTACAGCCGCGCCCATGACTACTACACCTATCGCGACCGCGGAATCTATCTCCCGCAGATAAAGCGATGGATGGAGATCTTCCCTTCGGAGAACATCCTCATCATGCCGGCAGAGGATCTTTACAAAAGCCCTCAGTTGGCATTTGACAGGGTAGTGGAATTCCTCGGTCTCCCTCCTTCGCAGCTTCTCGTGGCCGAGCGCCACAACTATCTTCCCGCTCCACAGATGAACCCCCTGACCAGGGAAGAGCTCACCGAGTTCTATCGTCCACACAATCGTGACCTATTCGATTCCATGGGCGTCGATTTCGGTTGGGAATGTTAA